The Methanomicrobia archaeon region GTCCGGTGATCTGCGAGGAATACGAGGGCTTTATGGGCCGGAAGAAGTACGCGGAGAACGAAGGCGGCGGGTATTACGCGGCGCGGCTCGCCGTTGCAGAGGCGCTACACCGGATGAGACGGCAGGCGGGCGTTGTGGTCTTCCGCGAGATCCATCCCCAGTATTCCGTGCCACTCGGCGTCTGGGTCGTCCGCGAAACTGCACGCGACGCCTTCAGGCATCCTGGCGAGCGGTTCGCGACACAGAAGGAGGCGCTGCAGTTCATCGATACGCGACTGCGAGCGCAGGAAGGGATACCTGCCCGATTGCGTGACTTCCAGCGAGTCAGCCGAATATTGCAGCAGAAGCGGCTGACCGATTTTTAGCCGTCCTGTTTGTTCTATGGTATTGGGATTCTGGGATTCCGATGCGAGGTGAAGATAAGCTCTTAACGAAACAGAGGTACTCTTACGTACTGTCATGACGGACGTATACCGGCTTGCGAACCTCTATCGCCCCGAACAGATTCGTGATCTGTTTGAGCGAGTTAGCGAGCTGGAAACGGGCGCCTTGGTCGCGGTGAAGCTCCATATGGGTGAGCTCATCAACTACCGGTTCATTCGCCCACCGTTCGTGCGTGAGCTCGTGGCGGCAATCAGAGCTGCTGGTGCAACGCCGTTTCTGACCGATACGACGACCCTGTACACGCGCGATCGCCACAATGCTGTTGATTACCTCAATACCGCACGACAGAACGGTTTCAACTTCGCTACAGTTGGCGCGCCTGTCATCATCGCCGACGGCCTTACCGGCGAATCCGGTGTGCTGATAGGAACCGGTGGCAAACTCGTGAAAGAGATTGAAGTCGGGCAGGCGATCTACGAGGCTGATTACCTCGTGACCGTAACGCACTGCACCGGGCATCCGAGCACGGGCTATGCGGGTGCACTCAAGAATCTGGGCATGGGCTGCTGCACGAAGAACGGTAAGCGAGCGGTGCACCGGTTCTCAATACCCGAATTCGACGAAACGAAGTGCGAGCAGTGCCCGCGCTGCATCGAGGCCTGTCCTTATTCGTTCATCCAGATGGACGACGACCCCGTGATCGATCCTCAGGGCTGCGTTGGCTGTGCGCGCTGCATCAAAGCCTGTCCAACCGGTGCGATGCACCGCCCCCATGGCTGGTACGAGCAGTACATGACCGCGCTGATCGAAGCGGCAAATGCGATCCAGAAGCACTTCGCGAATAACATCTGCTTCATCAATTTCCTCACGGACGTTACGACCACGTGCGACTGCATCGTTCAACAGCGGCCGTTCATTCCTGATCTTGGCGCGCTCGCATCCCGCGATGTTGTCAGCATCGAGCAAGCCTCCTTCGAGCTCATTCAAGCCGCTGCGGGACCAGACGCAGAAGCCATGGGCGTCCATAGCGAGATCCAGTTCGCTCTTGCCGAGCAGTTACGGCTGGGAACCAGATCGTATACCGTGAGCTATCTGGAGTAAGGTCTGCGCACGCGGGGCGCTTGGCGTAGTTATATATTTATCTAACTGCGGCTCCAAAAATAATCAAGCTAGCGGTCAGAAAGGAATACTGAGCGATACTGTGGAGCACTATGAAGTGGATGGAATTGCCGCGGGCAGTTTTGATTGAGCGGGACGCCGTGCAGGAGATTGGCACGATCTGCAAGCACCTCGAGGTTGGGAAACAGGCCGACATCATTGCAGACTCGATCACGCGGAGAATAGCAGGCGAAACGGTCTGTGAACTCCTGAACGATGCGGGCTACGAGGTCGATCTGATCGAAGTGGAGCGTATCAGTTATGAGACCATCGAGACCGTGAAGGCCGTTTCAACCGAGCAGAGGACAGATGTCATGCTCGCCGTCGGCGGTGGGATGGTCATTGATACCGCCAAAATTGCATCCTTTGAGCTTCGTATACCCTTTATCTCGATCCCCACCATCGCCTCTCATGACGGGATCGCGTCGCCGCGAGCGTCAATTAAGAACGAGGACAGAACTAAACCACCCGTATCCGTACCCACACACGCGCCACTCGCGATCGTTGCTGATACCGCGATCATCTCTGCCGCACCCTACCGCTTCACTGCCGCGGGCTGCGGCGATATCATCGCCAATTACACGGCCGTTAAGGATTGGCAGCTCGCACACCGGTTACGGAACGCGGACTACAGTAGCTACGCCGCCGCGCTCTCCGGAATGACTGCGAACATGATCATCGAGAACGTCAAGGAGATAAAGCAGCGAGACGAGCCCTCTGTA contains the following coding sequences:
- a CDS encoding NAD(P)-dependent glycerol-1-phosphate dehydrogenase, which produces MELPRAVLIERDAVQEIGTICKHLEVGKQADIIADSITRRIAGETVCELLNDAGYEVDLIEVERISYETIETVKAVSTEQRTDVMLAVGGGMVIDTAKIASFELRIPFISIPTIASHDGIASPRASIKNEDRTKPPVSVPTHAPLAIVADTAIISAAPYRFTAAGCGDIIANYTAVKDWQLAHRLRNADYSSYAAALSGMTANMIIENVKEIKQRDEPSVRTVLKALVSSGVAISIAGSSAPASGSEHKFSHALDMVAERPALHGEQCGIGTIMMTHLYGENWQHIRSVLKDIGAPTTAKELGVHDDELIQALTLAHTINPGRYTILGDSGLTYEAAERLAVVTQVLE
- a CDS encoding DUF362 domain-containing protein codes for the protein MTDVYRLANLYRPEQIRDLFERVSELETGALVAVKLHMGELINYRFIRPPFVRELVAAIRAAGATPFLTDTTTLYTRDRHNAVDYLNTARQNGFNFATVGAPVIIADGLTGESGVLIGTGGKLVKEIEVGQAIYEADYLVTVTHCTGHPSTGYAGALKNLGMGCCTKNGKRAVHRFSIPEFDETKCEQCPRCIEACPYSFIQMDDDPVIDPQGCVGCARCIKACPTGAMHRPHGWYEQYMTALIEAANAIQKHFANNICFINFLTDVTTTCDCIVQQRPFIPDLGALASRDVVSIEQASFELIQAAAGPDAEAMGVHSEIQFALAEQLRLGTRSYTVSYLE